From Etheostoma spectabile isolate EspeVRDwgs_2016 chromosome 8, UIUC_Espe_1.0, whole genome shotgun sequence, a single genomic window includes:
- the LOC116693802 gene encoding plasma membrane calcium-transporting ATPase 1-like: MSHPEFRMEDSVNHIPLIDEAECEDDPPIKRNSMVLPPPLTGLSATLPPPPPSPKRTTTPRSHGPAAGMIAPNSAGLSPCPGEPDAQPGGRPSEAPPHPPDWTKSCCRAVRTGFTARVN; this comes from the coding sequence ATGAGCCACCCTGAGTTCCGCATGGAGGACTCGGTGAACCACATCCCCCTGATCGACGAGGCCGAGTGCGAGGACGACCCCCCCATCAAGCGGAACTCCATGGTCCTCCCGCCGCCGCTGACCGGACTCTCCGCCACGCTGCCGCCCCCCCCGCCCTCGCCCAAACGAACAACAACGCCGCGGAGCCATGGCCCCGCTGCCGGCATGATCGCGCCCAACTCAGCGGGGCTGTCGCCGTGTCCGGGGGAGCCCGATGCACAGCCTGGAGGACGTCCCTCtgaagcccccccccaccccccagacTGGACCAAGTCCTGTTGCAGGGCTGTCCGGACGGGTTTTACGGCGAGAGTTAACTGA